The following coding sequences lie in one Capsicum annuum cultivar UCD-10X-F1 chromosome 5, UCD10Xv1.1, whole genome shotgun sequence genomic window:
- the LOC107870549 gene encoding uncharacterized protein C6C3.02c, whose amino-acid sequence MPRRSSGRSTPRPAPRAAPRPAPAPVHQAPPPAPMQSSGGGSMLGGIGSTIAQGMAFGTGSAVAHRAVDAVMGPRTIQHETIVAEAVAAPVPTTSGAGYDACSVHTKAFQDCINSSGSDIGKCQFYMDMVSECRRNSMMNA is encoded by the exons GAAGATCTACTCCTCGTCCTGCCCCTCGTGCCGCCCCTCGTCCTGCTCCAGCCCCAG TACACCAGGCTCCTCCACCAGCTCCCATGCAAAGTAGTGGTGGTGGATCCATGCTTGGTGGTATTGGTTCTACCATAGCTCAAG GGATGGCCTTTGGCACTGGAAGTGCTGTGGCACACAGGGCTGTAGATGCTGTCATGGGTCCACGCACCATTCAACATGAAACTATCGTTGCTGAGGCAGTTGCAGCTCCTGTACCCACTACAAGCGGTGCAGGTTATGATGCTTGCAGTGTCCACACTAAAGCATTCCAAGAT TGCATTAATAGCTCCGGAAGTGACATTGGCAAGTGCCAGTTCTACATGGACATGGTGTCCGAGTGCAGGAGGAACTCAATGATGAATGCCTAA